One genomic window of Salvia miltiorrhiza cultivar Shanhuang (shh) chromosome 4, IMPLAD_Smil_shh, whole genome shotgun sequence includes the following:
- the LOC131021840 gene encoding F-box protein FBW2-like, translated as MDEACDFPKWDELIPDALGLIFKNLSLVELLTVVPRVCKSWGRAVSGPYCWQEIDIVEWSRNGKPDIVERMLRLLVSRSCGSLRKLCVSGLASDQSIFFIVNHAQSLQTLQLPGSHVNNSVMERAAAMLSSLTCLDLSYCINIGAPALEAVGKHCKSLTTLRRVMHPLEVIDKLSQDDEALAIAATMPRLKHLEIAYLLVDTSSVVKILENCKQLELLDVRGCWNVKLDEKLVKRLPNLKVVGPLVVDFYDMNGWDNCSDNSSSSGYLPWDFADDVDDEYNEMLENDFWEDEVPVEDVGMWFYYDVNAADAGYDWPQSP; from the exons ATGGATGAGGCGTGTGATTTTCCGAAATGGGACGAACTGATACCAGATGCACTTGGGCTAATATTCAAGAATCTTTCTCTTGTTGAGCTGCTAACTGTAGTACCAAGAGTCTGCAAGTCTTGGGGAAGAGCGGTGTCTGGGCCGTATTGTTGGCAAGAGATAGACATTGTTGAATGGAGCAGGAATGGCAAGCCTGACATTGTTGAACGAATGCTTCGGTTACTCGTTTCAAGAAGCTGTGGCTCGCTGAGGAAACTATGTGTCTCTGGTCTTGCCAGTGACCAAAGCATTTTCTTCATAGTTAATCA TGCTCAATCTCTACAAACTTTGCAACTGCCGGGAAGCCACGTGAATAATTCAGTAATGGAGAGAGCTGCTGCAATGCTATCAAGTCTTACTTGTCTTGATTTGAGTTACTGCATCAATATAGGAGCTCCAGCCCTTGAAGCGGTAGGGAAGCACTGTAAATCTCTCACTACTTTGCGACGGGTAATGCATCCGCTGGAGGTGATCGACAAGCTTTCCCAAGACGATGAAGCCCTAGCCATCGCTGCCACAATGCCAAGACTCAAGCATCTCGAGATTGCCTACTTGCTTGTGGATACATCAAGCGTAGTGAAGATTCTTGAAAACTGCAAGCAGCTGGAGTTACTAGATGTACGAGGGTGTTGGAATGTGAAGTTAGACGAGAAGTTGGTGAAGAGACTCCCTAATTTGAAGGTTGTTGGGCCCCTTGTTGTGGATTTTTACGATATGAATGGCTGGGATAATTGTTCGGATAACTCGAGTTCCTCTGGTTACCTGCCATGGGACTTTGCAGACGACGTGGATGATGAGTACAATGAGATGTTGGAGAATGATTTCTGGGAAGATGAAGTCCCTGTAGAGGATGTGGGGATGTGGTTTTACTATGATGTTAATGCCGCGGATGCTGGTTATGATTGGCCTCAGTCTCCCTAA
- the LOC131021839 gene encoding EPIDERMAL PATTERNING FACTOR-like protein 1: protein MFITAPLISANSIAFIIALFFLLHSSHSSLSSTGLLAEEKARLGSTPPSCQNRCNLCHPCMAVQVPTTPSPSRGRLESDQNRYSNYKPLGWKCRCQGHFYNP from the exons ATGTTCATCACCGCTCCATTAATTTCTGCGAATTCCATCGCCTTTATTATCGccctcttcttcctcctccattcttctcattcttctctctcttccacg GGTTTATTGGCGGAGGAGAAGGCGAGATTGGGATCGACGCCGCCGAGCTGCCAAAACAGATGCAATCTGTGCCACCCGTGCATGGCGGTGCAGGTGCCGACGACGCCGAGCCCGAGCCGCGGCCGACTCGAATCGGATCAAAACAGGTACTCCAATTACAAGCCACTCGGATGGAAGTGCAGATGCCAAGGCCATTTCTATAACCCTTAA
- the LOC131021841 gene encoding uncharacterized protein LOC131021841: MALAFRSILTNKNPISSLIPLSPTYIPKPPNSPFLPPNSGPHFPNHMFLTCASRLSPLRKTSASSDDLYSQIDCSKGTSSSNFNFDDLLSVFEFLSLTISAAVSLYVAVSYGVQKGAVFGWVGSKVFVWQCVLLVVSVVVGAVIRRRQWRRVCGAGFSKGTNLLRRVEKLEEDLRSSATLIRVLSRQLEKLGIRVRAARKSLKEPISETAALAQKNSEVTRALAAREDILEKELGEIHKVLLAMQEQQQKQLELILAVGKAKNLLNTKPTQTIDQNKPEASNSSSVHGEQNTEINKIETLDVANASQ, encoded by the exons ATGGCACTCGCTTTTCGATCCATCCTCACAAACAAGAATCCAATCTCTTCTCTTATCCCTTTGTCACCAACTTATATTCCCAAGCCGCCAAATTCCCCATTTCTACCCCCAAATTCAGGACCCCATTTCCCAAATCACATGTTCTTGACATGCGCATCCCGGCTTTCCCCCCTCAGAAAGACCAGCGCCTCTTCCGATGACCTGTACAGCCAAATTGACTGCAGCAAGGGCACCAGCTCCAGCAATTTCAATTTTGATGATCTTCTCTCAGTTTTTGAATTCTTAAGTCTAACTATCTCGGCTGCCGTATCCTTATATGTAGCAGTAAGCTACGGAGTGCAAAAAGGGGCGGTTTTTGGGTGGGTGGGGAGCAAGGTTTTTGTATGGCAGTGTGTGTTGTTGGTGGTGAGCGTCGTGGTTGGGGCGGTGATacggcggcggcagtggcgGAGGGTGTGCGGCGCCGGGTTCTCAAAGGGGACTAATTTGTTGAGGAGAGTGGAGAAATTGGAGGAGGATTTGCGCAGCTCGGCCACCCTCATTCGGGTCTTGTCGAGGCAGCTTGAGAAGCTCGGTATTCGGGTTCGGGCCGCCCGGAAATCTCTTAAAGAACCAATCTCTGAG ACTGCAGCATTGGCACAGAAGAACTCCGAGGTCACTCGAGCGCTGGCAGCACGTGAAGACATTTTGGAGAAGGAACTCGGTGAGATCCACAAGGTTCTGCTAGCTATGCAG GAACAACAACAGAAACAACTCGAGCTCATTCTTGCAGTTGGGAAAGCTAAGAATTTGTTGAACACGAAACCTACGCAAACTATCGACCAGAATAAACCAGAGGCTTCAAACTCATCGTCAGTGCATGGAGAACAAAatacagaaataaacaaaatcgAGACTCTGGATGTTGCAAACGCAAGCCAATAA
- the LOC131021842 gene encoding phospho-2-dehydro-3-deoxyheptonate aldolase 2, chloroplastic-like, which yields MAALPNTAAFSSKSVIQPQTLLPAAAHSSSFSCAPASSAARRHISAVHAAEPAKAPVVTAKPAPPSPSNAKWTPESWKTKNALQLPEYPDAAELESVLDTMEAYPPLVFAGEVRSLEERLAEAAVGKAFLLQGGDCAESFKEFSANNIRDTFRILLQMSVVLSFGGQLPVIKVGRMAGQFAKPRSDSFEEKDGVKLPSYKGDNINGDAFTEKSRIPDPHRMIRAYCQAASTLNLLRAFATGGYAAMQRVTQWNLDFVENSEQGDRYQELAHRVDEALGFMEAAGLTIDHPVMSTTEFWTSHECLLLPYEQALTRKDSTSGLYYGCSAHMLWVGERTRQLDGAHVEFLRGVSNPLGIKVSQKMDPKELTKLVDILNPSNKPGRITVIVRMGAENMRVKLPHLVRAVRGAGQIVTWVCDPMHGNTIKAPCGLKTRAFDAILAEVRAFFDVHEQEGSHPGGIHLEMTGQNVTECIGGSRTVTFDDLSSRYHTHCDPRLNASQSLELAFIVSERLRKKRMAAQRLIS from the exons ATGGCTGCTTTGCCCAACACCGCTGCCTTCTCCTCCAAATCCGTCATCCAGCCCCAAACCCTCCTCCCAGCCGCCGCCCATTCCTCCTCATTCTCCTGCGCCCCGGCCTCCAGCGCCGCCCGCCGCCATATCTCTGCCGTGCATGCTGCGGAGCCGGCCAAGGCCCCCGTGGTGACGGCCAAGCCGGCGCCGCCATCCCCCTCCAACGCCAAGTGGACCCCGGAGTCCTGGAAAACGAAGAATGCTCTGCAGCTCCCGGAGTACCCCGATGCGGCCGAGCTTGAGTCGGTGCTGGACACCATGGAGGCCTACCCGCCGCTGGTGTTCGCCGGAGAGGTGCGCAGCCTTGAGGAGCGGCTGGCGGAGGCCGCCGTCGGCAAAGCCTTCCTCCTCCAGGGCGGCGACTGCGCCGAGAGCTTCAAGGAATTCAGTGCTAACAACATTCGTGACACCTTCAGAATTCTTCTCCAGATGAGCGTCGTCCTCTCTTTCGGCGGTCAATTGCCTGTTATCAAG GTTGGGAGGATGGCTGGACAGTTTGCCAAACCAAGATCAGACTCTTTTGAAGAGAAGGATGGAGTGAAGCTGCCTAGTTACAAAGGCGATAACATTAACGGCGATGCCTTTACTGAAAAATCAAGAATCCCGGATCCTCACAGGATGATCAGAGCCTATTGCCAGGCTGCATCGACCCTTAATCTTCTAAGGGCCTTTGCTACCGGTGGTTACGCTGCAATGCAGAGAGTTACTCAGTGGAATCTTGATTTTGTCGAGAACAGTGAGCAGGGTGACAG GTATCAAGAACTGGCTCACCGGGTTGACGAAGCCTTGGGGTTCATGGAGGCTGCTGGACTCACGATCGACCACCCTGTGATGTCAACGACGGAGTTTTGGACTTCTCATGAATGTTTGCTGCTCCCTTATGAACAAGCACTCACCCGTAAAGATTCAACATCTGGTTTATACTACGGCTGTTCAGCCCACATGCTCTGGGTTGGTGAGCGTACCAGGCAGCTCGATGGTGCACACGTCGAATTCTTGAGAGGAGTTTCAAACCCTCTGGGTATCAAG GTGAGCCAAAAGATGGACCCGAAAGAACTTACTAAACTCGTCGACATCTTGAATCCTTCCAACAAGCCAGGAAGAATTACTGTCATAGTCAGAATGGGTGCCGAGAACATGAGAGTCAAGCTTCCTCATTTGGTGAGGGCAGTCCGTGGAGCCGGCCAAATTGTAACTTGGGTATGCGACCCTATGCATGGGAACACTATCAAGGCACCTTGCGGACTCAAAACCCGTGCTTTTGATGCAATCTTG GCTGAGGTAAGGGCTTTCTTTGACGTTCATGAGCAAGAAGGCAGCCACCCTGGTGGGATCCATCTCGAGATGACCGGACAGAACGTGACTGAGTGCATCGGAGGATCAAGGACAGTGACATTTGACGACCTGAGCTCACGTTACCACACACACTGCGACCCGCGACTCAACGCATCACAGTCACTGGAACTGGCCTTCATCGTTTCGGAGAGGTTAAGGAAGAAGAGGATGGCAGCTCAACGTCTCATCTCTTAG